Proteins from a single region of Nocardioides anomalus:
- a CDS encoding carbon-nitrogen hydrolase family protein, producing the protein MSSLSVTVVQEASGLDPAGNRERLAALVPAGSDLVVLPEAFARDFGQAGSDVSPYAEAPDGPFGAELARVAAERDTTVVAGMFERSEHPTRPYNTLLVRGAARAAYRKIHLYDSFGYRESDALSAGPLAPVLVTVAGFRVGLMTCYDLRFPELARLLVDRGADVLVAPSAWVAGERKVDHWRTLVRARAIENTVYVVAAAQPGPRYTGHSLVVDPLGDVLAEAGDGPEVLRATLDTSVLEQARRTNPSLANRRLPSTAL; encoded by the coding sequence GTGAGCAGCCTGTCGGTGACCGTGGTGCAGGAGGCGTCCGGGCTGGACCCGGCCGGCAACCGCGAGCGGCTCGCCGCGCTGGTCCCGGCCGGCAGCGACCTGGTCGTGCTGCCCGAGGCGTTCGCCCGTGACTTCGGTCAGGCCGGCTCGGACGTGTCGCCGTACGCCGAGGCGCCGGACGGTCCCTTCGGCGCCGAGCTGGCCCGGGTCGCGGCCGAGCGGGACACCACGGTGGTGGCCGGGATGTTCGAGCGCTCCGAGCACCCGACGCGGCCCTACAACACGCTGCTGGTCCGCGGCGCGGCTCGTGCGGCGTACCGCAAGATCCACCTCTACGACTCCTTCGGCTACCGCGAGTCCGACGCGCTCAGCGCGGGCCCGTTGGCGCCGGTCCTGGTCACCGTGGCGGGGTTCCGGGTCGGGCTGATGACCTGCTACGACCTGCGCTTCCCCGAGCTGGCCCGGCTGCTCGTCGACCGCGGTGCCGACGTGCTCGTCGCCCCCTCGGCCTGGGTGGCCGGCGAGCGCAAGGTCGACCACTGGCGCACGCTGGTGCGCGCCCGGGCCATCGAGAACACGGTGTACGTCGTCGCGGCCGCTCAGCCCGGTCCGCGCTACACCGGCCACTCGCTGGTCGTCGACCCGCTCGGCGACGTGCTGGCCGAGGCGGGCGACGGCCCCGAGGTGCTGCGGGCCACGCTGGACACGTCCGTCCTCGAGCAGGCCCGGCGCACCAACCCCTCGCTCGCCAACCGACGGCTGCCTTCGACGGCTCTGTAA
- the mobA gene encoding molybdenum cofactor guanylyltransferase, which yields MPFTAVVLAGGTAARLGGADKASVERQGRTLLVWALDAVAEADEVVVVGDPVPTGRPVTFVREDPPYGGPVAALLTGRDALSDARGQVVVLACDMPYVTAATTARLRAAAAGRDGAALVGPDGRRQLALVLDVGRLDAVRPTPEDQHGLALHRLLAPLDLVEVPAEGEEHRDVDTWADVRDLG from the coding sequence ATGCCCTTCACCGCGGTGGTGCTGGCCGGCGGCACCGCGGCCCGGCTCGGCGGGGCCGACAAGGCCTCGGTCGAGCGCCAGGGCCGCACCCTGCTGGTCTGGGCGCTGGACGCGGTGGCCGAGGCCGACGAGGTGGTCGTCGTCGGCGACCCGGTGCCGACCGGGCGACCGGTCACCTTCGTGCGCGAGGACCCGCCGTACGGCGGCCCGGTGGCCGCGCTGCTCACCGGCCGCGACGCACTGAGCGACGCGCGTGGACAGGTCGTGGTGCTGGCCTGCGACATGCCCTACGTCACCGCCGCGACCACCGCCCGGCTCCGCGCCGCGGCGGCGGGCCGGGACGGCGCGGCCCTGGTCGGTCCGGACGGGCGCCGCCAGCTCGCGCTCGTGCTGGACGTGGGCCGCCTCGACGCGGTGCGGCCGACGCCGGAGGACCAGCACGGCCTGGCCCTGCACCGGCTCCTCGCGCCCCTCGACCTGGTCGAGGTCCCCGCCGAGGGCGAGGAGCACCGCGACGTCGACACCTGGGCCGACGTGCGGGACCTGGGCTGA
- a CDS encoding DUF6457 domain-containing protein — protein sequence MNLHDWIDELSDVLELEDVEVDEGLLADLTKTAATNVEKLAAPVTAYLLGLAVGDRHADPAEVERLAARAQALAEGWDRPAGARDPDDVDDDVPDDATVDHSGEVYDDDRAGELVDD from the coding sequence GTGAACCTCCACGACTGGATCGACGAGCTGAGTGACGTCCTCGAGCTCGAGGACGTGGAGGTCGACGAGGGGCTGCTCGCCGACCTGACCAAGACCGCCGCCACCAACGTCGAGAAGCTGGCCGCGCCGGTCACGGCGTACCTCCTGGGCCTCGCGGTGGGCGACCGCCACGCCGACCCGGCCGAGGTCGAGCGGCTGGCCGCGCGCGCCCAGGCCCTGGCCGAGGGCTGGGACCGGCCCGCCGGCGCCCGCGACCCCGACGACGTCGACGACGACGTGCCGGACGACGCGACGGTGGACCACAGCGGCGAGGTGTACGACGACGACCGGGCCGGGGAGCTCGTCGACGACTGA
- a CDS encoding NAD(P)H-quinone oxidoreductase produces MRAVFADGAGGPEVLVVRDLPDPSPGPGEVVLEVAAAGLNRADLLQRQGFYPPPPGASDVLGMECSGTVAAVGEGVDGWSVGDQACALLSAGAYATHVTVPAGQLMPVPTGVGLVEAAALPEVACTVWSNVFMLAHLAADEVLLVHGGAGGIGSFAIQLASAAGARVLTTAGTADKRAFCESLGAERAIDYHDEDFVAVVKEVTDGRGADVVLDNMGASYLQRNVDALATEGRLVVIGMQGGTKGEIDLSTLLRKRGAVLATTLRARPAEEKAAICASVVEHVWPLVADGAVRPIVEGTVPLDDVRRAHELMESGSHTGKILLTV; encoded by the coding sequence ATGCGCGCCGTCTTCGCCGACGGGGCCGGCGGCCCCGAGGTCCTCGTCGTCCGTGACCTGCCCGACCCGTCGCCGGGTCCGGGTGAGGTCGTCCTGGAGGTCGCGGCCGCCGGGCTGAACCGCGCCGACCTCCTCCAGCGCCAGGGCTTCTACCCGCCGCCGCCCGGCGCCTCCGACGTGCTCGGCATGGAGTGCTCCGGCACCGTCGCCGCCGTCGGCGAGGGCGTCGACGGCTGGTCGGTCGGCGACCAGGCGTGCGCGCTGCTGTCGGCGGGCGCCTACGCCACCCACGTCACCGTCCCGGCGGGCCAGCTGATGCCCGTACCGACTGGCGTCGGGCTGGTCGAGGCCGCCGCGCTGCCCGAGGTCGCGTGCACGGTCTGGTCCAACGTCTTCATGCTCGCCCACCTCGCCGCCGACGAGGTGCTCCTCGTGCACGGCGGCGCCGGCGGCATCGGCAGCTTCGCCATCCAGCTGGCCAGCGCGGCCGGGGCGCGGGTCCTCACCACCGCGGGCACCGCGGACAAGCGCGCCTTCTGCGAGTCCCTCGGCGCCGAGCGCGCGATCGATTACCACGACGAGGACTTCGTCGCGGTGGTCAAGGAGGTCACCGACGGCCGGGGCGCGGACGTCGTGCTCGACAACATGGGCGCGTCCTACCTCCAGCGCAACGTCGACGCCCTGGCCACCGAGGGCCGCCTCGTCGTCATCGGCATGCAGGGCGGCACCAAGGGCGAGATCGACCTCAGCACGCTGCTGCGCAAGCGCGGCGCGGTCCTGGCCACCACGCTGCGCGCCCGGCCGGCCGAGGAGAAGGCGGCGATCTGCGCCTCGGTCGTCGAGCACGTCTGGCCCCTCGTCGCCGACGGGGCGGTCCGGCCGATCGTGGAGGGCACCGTGCCGCTCGACGACGTACGTCGGGCGCACGAGCTGATGGAGTCCGGCTCGCACACCGGGAAGATCCTGCTCACGGTGTGA
- a CDS encoding bacterial proteasome activator family protein, translated as MTEQGDQQPDHQPDQQPDAPAEGERQVVVIGPDGQPMGSVPESALQAVAAAANGQDGEDGERAITDLVEQPAKVMRIGSMIRQLLEEVKAAPLDEASRNRLKEIHQASIRELEAGLAPELVEELERLTLPFSDDQTPSDGELRIAQAQLVGWLEGLFHGIQTAIYAQQMAAKMQFEQMRRGLPAGASGMPGPQASPGQGEPGAQPGDSGGMYL; from the coding sequence ATGACGGAGCAGGGCGACCAGCAGCCGGACCACCAGCCCGACCAGCAGCCCGACGCGCCCGCCGAGGGCGAGCGCCAGGTCGTGGTCATCGGCCCCGACGGCCAGCCGATGGGCTCGGTGCCGGAGTCGGCCCTGCAGGCCGTGGCGGCCGCCGCGAACGGCCAGGACGGCGAGGACGGCGAGCGCGCGATCACCGACCTGGTCGAGCAGCCGGCCAAGGTGATGCGGATCGGCAGCATGATCCGCCAGCTCCTCGAGGAGGTGAAGGCCGCGCCCCTCGACGAGGCCAGCCGCAACCGGCTCAAGGAGATCCACCAGGCCTCGATCCGCGAGCTCGAGGCCGGGCTCGCGCCCGAGCTGGTCGAGGAGCTCGAGCGGCTGACCCTGCCGTTCTCCGACGACCAGACCCCCTCCGACGGCGAGCTCCGCATCGCCCAGGCCCAGCTCGTGGGCTGGCTCGAGGGGCTCTTCCACGGCATCCAGACCGCGATCTACGCCCAGCAGATGGCGGCCAAGATGCAGTTCGAGCAGATGCGCCGCGGGTTGCCCGCCGGCGCGAGCGGCATGCCGGGGCCGCAGGCCTCGCCCGGGCAGGGCGAGCCCGGCGCCCAGCCCGGCGACTCGGGCGGGATGTACCTCTAG
- a CDS encoding Cof-type HAD-IIB family hydrolase: MTPRLVATDLDGTLVRSDGSISGHTRSVLAAVEAHGVPVVFVTGRPLRWAREVFEHVGDHGLAIVSNGALVWDVAADEPRLRREIDPATVLEVCADLRAAVPGSVFALETLDGIALEPEFMERHPMPEDVRRAPLAEIADAPVVKLLARHEELGPQEFWDAAEQAIGDRVTITWSSTTTLLEISAYEVTKATTLALLADSLGVPAEAVVAFGDMPNDLPMLAWAGTPYAMANAHESVLAAVDRVAPGNDEDGVASVLAGIFAL, translated from the coding sequence GTGACGCCCCGGCTGGTCGCCACCGACCTCGACGGCACCCTGGTCCGCTCCGACGGCAGCATCTCCGGGCACACCCGGTCGGTCCTCGCGGCGGTCGAGGCGCACGGCGTGCCGGTCGTGTTCGTCACCGGCCGGCCCCTGCGCTGGGCGCGCGAGGTCTTCGAGCACGTCGGCGACCACGGCCTGGCCATCGTCTCCAACGGCGCCCTGGTCTGGGACGTCGCCGCCGACGAGCCCCGGCTGCGCCGCGAGATCGACCCCGCGACCGTGCTGGAGGTGTGCGCGGACCTGCGCGCCGCCGTACCGGGCTCGGTCTTCGCCCTCGAGACCCTCGACGGGATCGCGCTGGAGCCTGAGTTCATGGAGCGGCACCCCATGCCCGAGGACGTGCGCCGGGCGCCGCTGGCCGAGATCGCGGACGCGCCGGTCGTCAAGCTGCTCGCGCGGCACGAGGAGCTCGGCCCGCAGGAGTTCTGGGACGCCGCCGAGCAGGCGATCGGTGACCGGGTCACCATCACCTGGTCCTCCACCACGACGCTGCTCGAGATCAGCGCCTACGAGGTCACCAAGGCCACCACGCTCGCGCTGCTGGCCGACTCGCTCGGCGTCCCGGCGGAGGCGGTCGTGGCCTTCGGTGACATGCCCAACGACCTGCCGATGCTGGCCTGGGCGGGCACGCCGTACGCCATGGCCAACGCCCACGAGAGCGTCCTGGCCGCCGTCGACCGGGTCGCGCCGGGCAACGACGAGGACGGTGTCGCGTCCGTCCTGGCTGGCATCTTCGCGCTGTGA
- a CDS encoding GNAT family N-acetyltransferase, with amino-acid sequence MIAPELATARLRLPLWSAADVEAIRGGAHLPGWHPQFPREDDRDAATLWHDGDPWSSRSVTVDGVTVGSIGFFGPPQPAADGAPEVEVGYGLVEDARGRGYATEALTAMVAAAEAEGARLRASVLPGNAASIRVLAKCGFTELRGSTEDGELVMVRPRAVRPAPAPA; translated from the coding sequence GTGATCGCGCCCGAGCTGGCCACCGCCCGGCTGCGGCTGCCGCTGTGGAGCGCGGCCGACGTCGAGGCCATCCGCGGCGGTGCGCACCTCCCGGGCTGGCACCCGCAGTTCCCGCGCGAGGACGACCGCGACGCCGCCACGCTCTGGCACGACGGCGACCCGTGGTCGAGCCGCTCGGTGACCGTCGACGGCGTGACGGTGGGGTCCATCGGCTTCTTCGGCCCGCCGCAGCCGGCGGCCGACGGGGCACCCGAGGTCGAGGTCGGCTACGGCCTGGTCGAGGACGCCCGCGGCCGGGGCTACGCCACCGAGGCGCTCACCGCCATGGTCGCGGCGGCCGAGGCCGAGGGCGCCCGGCTCCGCGCGAGCGTGCTGCCCGGCAACGCCGCGAGCATCCGGGTGCTGGCCAAGTGCGGCTTCACCGAGCTGCGCGGCAGCACAGAGGACGGCGAGCTGGTCATGGTCCGCCCGCGCGCGGTCCGGCCCGCCCCCGCGCCGGCGTGA
- a CDS encoding HAD family hydrolase: MVALDIDGTLLSWIEDTGAPHPEVSPAVADAVRRAREAGAEIVLASGRSPHGMTAMADTLGLHELTERAWIVASNGAVVFRYPPLEVVLEETFDAAPAVQAVLDRRPSAMVAVEERGVGYRVSKDFPVGELTGEMILTDVADIVAEPVSRVIIRDPEATAEDFITLARELGLHPTEYVVGWTAWLDLAPRGVSKASGLAHVADRLGVDASDVLAIGDGRNDIEMLRWAGRGVAMGQAVQQVIDAADDVTAPVAEDGAALELARWFP, translated from the coding sequence CTGGTCGCGCTCGACATCGACGGGACGCTGCTGTCCTGGATCGAGGACACCGGCGCCCCGCACCCGGAGGTCTCGCCCGCGGTCGCGGACGCCGTACGCCGCGCGCGCGAGGCCGGTGCCGAGATCGTGCTGGCCAGCGGCCGCTCGCCGCACGGCATGACCGCGATGGCCGACACCCTCGGCCTGCACGAGCTGACCGAGCGGGCCTGGATCGTGGCCAGCAACGGCGCCGTGGTCTTCCGCTACCCGCCGCTCGAGGTGGTGCTCGAGGAGACCTTCGACGCCGCGCCCGCGGTCCAGGCCGTCCTCGACCGGCGCCCGAGCGCGATGGTGGCGGTCGAGGAGCGCGGGGTCGGCTACCGCGTGAGCAAGGACTTCCCGGTCGGCGAGCTCACCGGCGAGATGATCCTCACCGACGTCGCCGACATCGTGGCCGAGCCCGTCAGCCGCGTCATCATCCGCGACCCCGAGGCCACCGCCGAGGACTTCATCACCCTCGCGCGCGAGCTGGGCCTGCACCCGACCGAGTACGTCGTCGGCTGGACCGCCTGGCTCGACCTCGCCCCGCGCGGGGTGTCCAAGGCGTCCGGGCTGGCCCACGTGGCCGACCGGCTCGGCGTCGACGCCTCGGACGTGCTCGCCATCGGCGACGGCCGCAACGACATCGAGATGCTGCGCTGGGCCGGGCGGGGCGTGGCCATGGGCCAGGCCGTGCAGCAGGTGATCGACGCGGCCGACGACGTCACGGCGCCCGTCGCCGAGGACGGAGCCGCGCTCGAGCTCGCCCGGTGGTTCCCGTGA
- the serS gene encoding serine--tRNA ligase, whose product MIDPRILRDQPDRVRAAQAKRGLSDAVVDEALAADQRRRQAIATFEAKRGEQKTLGKQIPQAQGEEKQALLARTKDLAAEVKAAEAAQAEAEDAWQGAMLSIPNLAHDDAPAGGEEDYTVIETVGTPRDFAAEGFEPRDHLELGRMLGAIDVERGAKVSGSRFYFLTGVGAQLEMALVNLAMEQARAAGFIQVAAPSLVRPRAMEGTGFLGQAADDVYRIEGEDLYLVGTSEVPMAAFHSEEILDVGALPLRYAAFSPCFRKEAGSHGRDTRGIWRVHWFDKVEMFVYTTLEDSDAEHQRLLAWEKEFLDKLELSYRVIDTAAGDLGLSAARKFDCEAWIPSRGGYGELTSTSNCTEFQSRRLDIRGRFPADQGGTRPVATLNGTLCASTRAIVAILENHQNADGSVTVPQALRPFMGGLEVLKPLHD is encoded by the coding sequence GTGATCGATCCCCGCATCCTGCGAGACCAGCCCGACCGCGTGCGTGCCGCCCAGGCCAAGCGCGGGCTGTCCGACGCGGTGGTCGACGAGGCCCTGGCCGCCGACCAGCGCCGCCGCCAGGCCATCGCGACCTTCGAGGCCAAGCGCGGGGAGCAGAAGACGCTGGGCAAGCAGATCCCGCAGGCCCAGGGCGAGGAGAAGCAGGCCCTGCTGGCCCGCACCAAGGACCTGGCCGCCGAGGTCAAGGCGGCCGAGGCCGCCCAGGCCGAGGCCGAGGACGCCTGGCAGGGCGCGATGCTCTCGATCCCCAACCTGGCCCACGACGACGCGCCGGCCGGGGGCGAGGAGGACTACACGGTCATCGAGACCGTCGGCACCCCGCGCGACTTCGCCGCCGAGGGCTTCGAGCCGCGCGACCACCTCGAGCTGGGCCGGATGCTCGGCGCCATCGACGTCGAGCGCGGCGCCAAGGTGTCCGGCTCGCGCTTCTACTTCCTCACCGGCGTCGGCGCGCAGCTGGAGATGGCGCTGGTCAACCTGGCCATGGAGCAGGCCCGCGCGGCCGGGTTCATCCAGGTCGCGGCGCCGTCGCTGGTGCGCCCCCGGGCCATGGAGGGCACCGGCTTCCTGGGCCAGGCCGCCGACGACGTCTACCGGATCGAGGGCGAGGACCTCTACCTCGTCGGCACGTCGGAGGTGCCGATGGCGGCCTTCCACTCCGAGGAGATCCTCGACGTCGGCGCGCTGCCGCTGCGCTACGCGGCGTTCAGCCCGTGCTTCCGCAAGGAGGCCGGCTCGCACGGTCGCGACACCCGCGGCATCTGGCGGGTGCACTGGTTCGACAAGGTCGAGATGTTCGTCTACACCACGCTCGAGGACTCCGACGCCGAGCACCAGCGGCTGCTGGCCTGGGAGAAGGAGTTCCTGGACAAGCTCGAGCTCTCCTACCGCGTCATCGACACCGCGGCGGGCGACCTCGGGCTGTCGGCGGCCCGCAAGTTCGACTGCGAGGCCTGGATCCCCAGCCGCGGCGGGTACGGCGAGCTCACGTCGACCTCCAACTGCACCGAGTTCCAGAGCCGCCGGCTCGACATCCGCGGCCGGTTCCCGGCCGACCAGGGCGGCACCCGCCCGGTGGCCACCCTCAACGGCACCCTGTGCGCCTCGACCCGCGCGATCGTCGCGATCCTGGAGAACCATCAGAACGCCGACGGCTCGGTCACCGTCCCTCAGGCCCTGCGCCCGTTCATGGGCGGCCTCGAGGTGCTGAAGCCCCTCCATGACTGA
- a CDS encoding YegS/Rv2252/BmrU family lipid kinase translates to MLDRPRLVLASWAGVCFVLFVVVLVTVVQGWGPVATFDERGSPASDWAVDSTGFRDVLRVVEVIFDTVGQTLMVLLVTVLMLARGHRRAAAYVIGVTLTTFVVTQVLKALVGRARPEWQLEDALLSSKSFPSGHASSTTALCGVLIVLVVMLVRRGNVRRLLYVLIGLVDVAVCLDRVLLGRHFPSDVVGGFLLGTGMVLLGLAVYSPLPRSHAELLPDLTASPYPTSRRLSVILNPSKVEDVESFRAIVTSMAAEAGWSPVTWRYTTVEDPGAGMAEASAIEGADLVMVCGGDGTVREVCAELAGTGIPIGIIPAGTGNLLARNLAIPLFLRAAIDVALTGQDRAIDMVHVEGDGIADDTYFMVMAGMGFDAAIMEGVNDEIKARVGWIAYVLSALKSLMFPAAKLEVSVDGAEFTTHRARTIVVGNVGYLQAGMPLLPDAAIDDGMLDVVLLHPRRFLSWIPLAFRVLAKRSRTDELVNRMTGRTVAVRASTDTPRQLDGDSIGAGRELRMECIHGRVLVRVPR, encoded by the coding sequence GTGCTGGACCGCCCCCGCCTCGTGCTCGCGAGCTGGGCCGGCGTCTGCTTCGTCCTGTTCGTGGTCGTCCTCGTCACCGTGGTCCAGGGCTGGGGCCCGGTGGCGACCTTCGACGAGCGCGGCAGCCCGGCCAGCGACTGGGCGGTGGACTCCACCGGCTTCCGCGACGTCCTGCGAGTGGTCGAGGTCATCTTCGACACGGTGGGCCAGACGCTCATGGTCCTGCTCGTCACCGTGCTCATGCTCGCGCGCGGCCACCGCCGCGCGGCGGCGTACGTCATCGGCGTCACGCTGACGACCTTCGTCGTCACCCAGGTCCTCAAGGCGCTCGTCGGCCGCGCCCGTCCGGAGTGGCAGCTCGAGGACGCCCTGCTGTCGAGCAAGTCCTTCCCGTCCGGCCACGCGTCGTCGACCACCGCCCTCTGCGGCGTGCTGATCGTGCTGGTGGTGATGCTCGTCCGCCGCGGCAACGTGCGCCGGCTGCTGTACGTCCTCATCGGTCTCGTCGACGTGGCCGTCTGCCTGGACCGCGTGCTGCTCGGCCGGCACTTCCCCTCCGACGTGGTGGGCGGCTTCCTGCTCGGCACCGGCATGGTCCTGCTGGGGCTCGCCGTCTACAGCCCGCTCCCCCGCAGCCACGCCGAGCTGCTGCCCGACCTCACCGCGTCGCCGTACCCCACCTCGCGCCGGCTCTCGGTCATCCTCAACCCCTCCAAGGTCGAGGACGTCGAGTCCTTCCGCGCCATCGTCACCTCGATGGCCGCCGAGGCCGGCTGGTCGCCCGTGACCTGGCGCTACACCACCGTCGAGGACCCGGGCGCCGGCATGGCCGAGGCCTCCGCCATCGAGGGCGCCGACCTGGTCATGGTCTGCGGCGGCGACGGCACCGTGCGCGAGGTCTGCGCCGAGCTCGCCGGCACCGGCATCCCGATCGGGATCATCCCCGCCGGCACCGGCAACCTGCTGGCCCGCAACCTGGCGATCCCGCTCTTCCTCCGCGCCGCCATCGACGTCGCCCTCACCGGCCAGGACCGCGCCATCGACATGGTCCACGTCGAGGGCGACGGCATCGCCGACGACACCTACTTCATGGTCATGGCCGGCATGGGCTTCGACGCCGCGATCATGGAGGGCGTCAACGACGAGATCAAGGCCCGCGTCGGCTGGATCGCCTACGTCCTCTCGGCCCTGAAGTCCCTGATGTTCCCCGCCGCCAAGCTCGAGGTCTCCGTCGACGGCGCCGAGTTCACCACCCACCGCGCCCGCACCATCGTGGTCGGCAACGTCGGCTACCTCCAGGCCGGCATGCCGCTCCTGCCCGACGCCGCCATCGACGACGGCATGCTCGACGTGGTCCTCCTGCACCCGCGTCGCTTCCTGTCCTGGATCCCCCTGGCCTTCCGCGTCCTGGCCAAGCGCTCCCGCACCGACGAGCTGGTCAACCGCATGACCGGCCGCACGGTCGCCGTCCGGGCCTCGACCGACACCCCGCGACAGCTCGACGGCGACTCGATCGGAGCCGGTCGCGAGCTGCGCATGGAGTGCATCCACGGACGGGTCCTCGTCCGGGTCCCGCGCTGA